The genomic interval CGGGTAAAATTATCAATGGCCGCCTTGGCGTTGGAATAGCCCAGCACACGGGTAATCGCCAGCGGAGAGGACATGGAGGAAAAATTAACCACACAACCGGCTCCCTGCTGTTTGAAGGCTTTGGCAAAGGTCATCGTCGGCATGACCGATCCCTTCAGGTTCAGATCGAGCACTTTGGAATAGTCCTCGATCTTAAGATCAAACACATCCTGATCCGGCCCGATCGTGGCTCCCGGCATATTTCCGCCGGCGCCGTTGATCAGCGCATCAATGCGCCCGCATTTGTCCATGACCTGATTATAGACATGATCAAGCGCATCCTGATCGAGCACATTACAGGCAAACCCGCAGCACTTGTCGGAAATTTTCCGAGCTTCCGCCACGGTTTCATCCACTTTCTCCTGAAACAGATCCAGGTAGACGACATAGGCCCCCTGTTCCTGCAGATAGCGGGCGGTTCCCCCTGCAAGCACACCGGCCGCACCGGTAACCGCAATAACTTTATCCTGAATATCAAACAACTGATTCATAAACTCTCCTATTAACCTCAAAGGTTTGAGATATAAGAAAAACAAAATAACAATCCAATGAAAAGAAGTTTATTCCCCGGGGATGTGATAAAGCATCATTCCGTTATAAAATGCGGGCTGTCCCTCTGTCACCAGCCCCACCTGTGAAGCCGGCCACCGGCCTTCCACCTCAACCATGGGGCGACCGTTCAGCTCAATCAGCACACGATCCTCCAGTTTGACGCACCGGAAAAAATAGCTCGATTCCACCTCCAGAGTAATCACCGTTTCCTGCGGACGCGACATCGTATCCGATTCGGACGAACCATCACCAATCGCTTCATTCGATCCCAGCGACTCCCCCGGCGTGTATCCGCGTTTATATTCCCCTGTACGGCTGTCGATCACAATCGATCCGGGAATATAAAACCCGAATCCGATATAATTGCCGACCAGCGGACGGAACCGGACCGGATTAAAGATACCCGCCTTCTGAACCCGGGGCCCGGGTTCATCGGCCTCATAAAACCGTCCATCCTCCCAGAGATTAGGCTGTTCGCCCCGATCAAGTTTCGCGTATTTGATCACCATATCATCGCCCGGAATCAGGAACTCCTGACGCAAATGCTCAAACTCACCCTCCAGCCATCGAATATCCATAGAGGAAATCACCGACTCGGAGCGCAGACCATAGACCCACGAAGTGACATTCCGATACGCGGTGCTTTTGTCGTAAAGATGCCGATGTACCACTTTGGTCCGCAGTTTCCTGTGTACCGGCTTAATCTCGCGCCCATCGAGCTTCCCGGTCACCACCAGTTCACGTGCCCGCGTATCAATCATGGCTTTCAGATAGTTCTTCCGATCTGCAAACACCGGGAAAATCCCGTACGTACGGTTTTTGCCCTCTTCCATCTCTTCAAGCCGCACATTGACCGTAAATTCATATTGATTCAGGAGATCGCCCTTAAACAGACGACCGGTTTCAGAATGAGTGCGCTGCTCCAGACCCAGCGCTTTATGCATACGCCATTCACCGGACGGTCGCGTTCCGTCGGCCGCCCCGCCCCAGCCCGAAATAAACTGATCATGCTCATCCCAGCCGACGGTGTAGGTCACACCATCAAATTCGGCCTCCGAATTACCGCAATAGAAGCCGGGAACACCGGGCCGGGTGATTTTTGTCATCAGCGGCTTTCCGGGCAGCAGATCAATTCCGTTGAGTTTAACATCGAACCTGGTCCCGTTCCGGGTCACCCGCAACCGCTGCAGCGGCGCATCGGCTCCATCCATACCCGGCGGCTTTTCCAGCAAGCGGAATGTT from Verrucomicrobia bacterium S94 carries:
- a CDS encoding SDR family oxidoreductase, whose amino-acid sequence is MNQLFDIQDKVIAVTGAAGVLAGGTARYLQEQGAYVVYLDLFQEKVDETVAEARKISDKCCGFACNVLDQDALDHVYNQVMDKCGRIDALINGAGGNMPGATIGPDQDVFDLKIEDYSKVLDLNLKGSVMPTMTFAKAFKQQGAGCVVNFSSMSSPLAITRVLGYSNAKAAIDNFTRWMAAEMALKYGDKIRVNAIAPGFFIGNQNRALLINEDGSYTERGQQVIDNTPFRRFGNQDEVYGTIHYLISDAASFVTGTVVPVDGGFSTFSGV